The Gemmatimonadota bacterium genome includes a region encoding these proteins:
- a CDS encoding aldolase/citrate lyase family protein, which translates to MAENLLKNKLSNGDVAIGPFVNLSSGALIEIAAYSGFDFVILDTEHGPLDIPTCEDLCRVAHGVDITPIVRVRENDPAQILRALDIGAGGVQVPQICNKADAEAVVRAAKYSPLGMRGVSPYTRAARYFADGGAIFERLNASSMILIHIEGVEGLENLEEIISVPGLDVIFLGPYDLSQSLGIPGQVNDPRVVDRMREAANLINDAGLTVGTFADSPEAANRWIDAGVGYISLSVDTGIYLYGCRHILREIRN; encoded by the coding sequence ATGGCCGAAAACCTGCTCAAAAACAAACTCTCCAATGGCGACGTTGCCATCGGACCCTTCGTCAACCTCAGCTCTGGCGCGCTCATCGAAATCGCGGCATACAGCGGATTTGACTTTGTCATCCTCGACACCGAACACGGGCCGCTCGACATACCTACCTGCGAAGACCTCTGCCGCGTTGCACACGGCGTCGATATCACGCCCATAGTCAGAGTGCGAGAAAATGACCCCGCACAGATCCTGCGCGCCCTCGACATAGGCGCTGGCGGCGTACAGGTACCGCAAATCTGCAACAAAGCCGATGCCGAAGCCGTTGTGCGGGCAGCCAAATATTCACCGCTGGGCATGCGGGGTGTCTCGCCCTATACCCGGGCAGCCCGTTATTTTGCAGATGGTGGCGCCATATTTGAACGCCTCAATGCCTCATCGATGATACTCATCCACATCGAAGGCGTGGAAGGCCTCGAAAACCTCGAAGAAATCATCTCTGTTCCAGGCCTCGACGTCATCTTTCTGGGACCTTATGACCTCTCGCAATCTCTCGGCATACCCGGCCAGGTCAACGACCCGCGCGTGGTTGATCGAATGCGCGAAGCCGCAAACTTAATCAACGACGCCGGACTCACCGTCGGCACATTTGCCGACTCCCCCGAAGCCGCCAACCGCTGGATCGACGCGGGCGTGGGCTACATCTCGCTCTCCGTTGACACGGGCATCTACCTCTACGGCTGCCGTCACATCCTCCGAGAAATCCGCAATTGA